One genomic region from Vitis riparia cultivar Riparia Gloire de Montpellier isolate 1030 chromosome 17, EGFV_Vit.rip_1.0, whole genome shotgun sequence encodes:
- the LOC117904608 gene encoding glutamate decarboxylase-like — translation MVISTTISDSSEHLHATFASRYVRDPLPKFKMPERSIPKEAAFQIISDELMLDGNPRLNLASFVTTWMEEECDKLMMASVNKNYVDMDEYPVTTELQNRCVNMIAHLFNAPVGENETAIGVGTVGSSEAIMLAGLAFKRKWQQKRKSEGKPYDKPNIVTGANVQVCWEKFARYFEVELKEVKLREGYYVMDPVKAVEMVDENTICVAAILGSTLTGEFEDVKLLNELLTKKNKETGWGTPIHVDAASGGFIAPFLYPDLEWDFRLPLVKSINVSGHKYGLVYAGVGWVVWRTKDDLPEELIFHINYLGSDQPTFTLNFSKGSSQIIAQYYQFIRLGFEGYKSIMTNCMDNANVLKQGLVETGRFEIVSKDIGVPLVAFSLKDTSNYTVFDISNNLRRYGWIIPAYTMPPDAEHIAVLRVVVREDFSRSLAERLLSDIEKVMREMDAVQSRATTRATHVIATVDETREGEGEGSEKLNKKTVMENREEIAMYWKRVVDRKKTSGVC, via the exons atggtgatCAGTACCACCATCTCCGACTCCTCAGAGCATTTACACGCCACCTTCGCTTCCAGATATGTCAGAGATCCTCTACCAAA ATTTAAGATGCCGGAGAGATCGATACCGAAGGAGGCGGCGTTTCAGATAATAAGCGATGAGCTGATGCTGGATGGTAACCCAAGACTGAACTTGGCGTCTTTCGTGACAACTTGGATGGAGGAGGAGTGTGATAAGCTGATGATGGCTTCCGTTAACAAGAACTATGTGGACATGGATGAGTATCCAGTCACCACTGAACTTCAG AACCGGTGCGTGAACATGATTGCCCACCTCTTCAATGCTCCAGTGGGTGAGAATGAAACAGCAATTGGTGTGGGGACTGTGGGCTCATCGGAGGCGATCATGCTGGCAGGATTAGCTTTCAAAAGGAAGTGGCAGCAGAAGAGAAAATCAGAGGGCAAACCCTATGACAAACCCAACATTGTGACCGGAGCAAACGTCCAGGTTTGCTGGGAGAAGTTTGCAAGGTACTTTGAGGTTGAGCTAAAGGAGGTGAAGCTGAGAGAGGGGTACTATGTGATGGACCCTGTGAAAGCAGTAGAGATGGTGGATGAGAACACCATTTGTGTTGCAGCCATTCTGGGCTCAACACTCACCGGAGAGTTTGAGGATGTGAAGCTCCTGAACGAGCTTCTTACCAAAAAGAATAAGGAAACAGGATGGGGCACCCCGATTCATGTTGATGCTGCCAGCGGAGGGTTCATAGCTCCATTCCTGTACCCGGATCTGGAATGGGATTTCCGTCTGCCACTAGTCAAGAGTATCAATGTGAGTGGTCACAAGTATGGCCTGGTGTATGCAGGTGTGGGGTGGGTGGTGTGGAGGACCAAAGATGACTTGCCAGAGGAGCTTATATTTCACATAAACTACCTGGGATCTGATCAACCTACTTTCACCCTCAACTTCTCCAAAG GTTCTAGCCAAATAATTGCTCAATATTATCAGTTTATAAGACTCGGGTTTGAG GGTTACAAGAGCATCATGACAAACTGCATGGACAACGCAAATGTGCTGAAACAAGGACTAGTGGAGACAGGACGGTTTGAAATTGTCTCCAAGGATATTGGGGTGCCCCTGGTGGCCTTCTCTCTTAAAGACACAAGCAACTACACTGTGTTTGATATATCCAATAATCTGAGAAGGTATGGGTGGATCATTCCAGCATACACCATGCCACCCGATGCCGAACATATTGCTGTCCTGAGGGTGGTGGTAAGGGAGGACTTCAGCCGAAGCCTGGCAGAGAGACTGCTTTCAGACATTGAGAAAGTAATGAGGGAGATGGATGCAGTCCAGAGTCGGGCCACCACTAGAGCTACCCATGTGATAGCTACTGTGGATGAAACACGGGAGGGTGAGGGTGAGGGAAGTGAGAAGTTGAATAAGAAGACTGTGATGGAGAATCGTGAGGAGATTGCCATGTATTGGAAGAGGGTAGTGGATAGGAAAAAGACCAGCGGAGTCTGCTAG